DNA from Ochotona princeps isolate mOchPri1 chromosome 7, mOchPri1.hap1, whole genome shotgun sequence:
TCCTCCTGAATTTGGAAGAACCATGTTTTCCTTGGCACTTGTTTCTTCCACGGTCATtagtcttttccttctttcttaacCCCAGGATGACCAGGATGAACTCATGGCCAAAAGAGGCCTTGGCACCTGTTCCGGGGTGGATGGTGCTCCTGCCTCACCTTACAATGTGGCTGTATATGGGAACAAGCTTGTGGCAGGAATGATTAGTTCTGTTAGTATGAGTGCGTGAGGATGAGTCCTGATGCAATACGACAGGCATCCTTGCAAAAAGGGGCTGTTTGGATGCGCGCACAGTTGGGGGAACACAATGGAGGGATGGAGACAGACTGCAGTGACGGTGCCAGCAGACAAGGAATTGCAAGGAGAGCTGGCACgtgtccaggagccagggacaggaTTCTTTCTCACAGCCCTCAAGACTTCCACCCAAAGCCATGTAAATCTATCCAAAACACAAAATTCACTTTGCCATTTCCCTTTCTGAAACCTGCTCCTTCCATAGGAGATAATAAGATCCAGGACTCTGCCTTTGCCATTCTTCCCAAAGCCCAAGTCTGACCTCCTGCTTTCCCTGTTCTTTCACAGACCAAAATCCCCTGAGCTTGGAATTGTCAGAACAGCTCTGCTGTGCCTCGGCTCCAGGTCTGTGCAGTGTCACATGACCTTGTGCCTTGCCATGGCTTTGTTCCTCATTCccctgctcctgtctcctgcctggaTTGGCTCCTCCCCACTGTTCTCCACTTAGATCTGCCTGCTCCTTCTTCAGGAAGGCCCCAATACGCTTGTACTCAGGGTCAGATATACTCTTATCCTCTGATCCCCAAACACCTGGCTACATCTTTATACCAGAGGGAACCATAATCATCTATTCATGTGTCCTTCTTCGAAGATTCTAACACAGTGGCTGCTCAGTAAACGTACATAGAATTATGCATTCATTGCATAATTACTCCAAGAATACCTTCCCAATGGAGAAACATCCTACATGCCCATTCCCTTTGTATCCTACCAGGAAAACTGGAATAAGTCAAGAGCCTTAACAAAGAAGGCATGACTCAAACAGGCCCCAAAACAAGGGTTGTATACTGCTGCCACAGGGCAACCTCTAAGTGGAACTAACCTCCAAGTGAATGAACTCTCGCCTGGGAAAACCCTCCTGGAGAGTGATTGAGAGATCGTGGGAAACGGATAGCAAGGAAGCTTATTTCCCTTGTGTGTGAAATGTACACAATCATTTTTATCTGCAGAGGTAAATGTGCAAGAGAGAGGTCACTCTAAGAATATCAATAATCTACTCACATTTAGTACAATATTTGCACCCTTCATTGCTTAAATAATTACTCCAAGAATGTCTGCCGGTTGGCAGGTTCCCACGCCTGCCTGCCCTTTCCTggccttctcctccagctccgtGTGGAGACGCCGTGTTTTCTTAGGAAGATGTCGTGCTTTCTGCTTCCTACCCAACAGCTCAGAATCACAGTGAACGCAGTAGtgatttctttgctttctctcgCCTTGTTCTGCTGTACTGCTGATAAAATGAAGTGCATCTTTCCTGTGGCGTCTGGGTCTCCTTCCTTCCAGGTGATCAGGATCAGTAGCTGGTCACAGGAGAGCCTGTGGGGAtttgctcctggttctggcctgtcCCCTGGGGACAGCTGCAGACACCCCAGGGAAGGCTTCTGCTGTAACCTCATTTGGACTCTGCTCCTTCCCCCAGTGCCTGTCACGTTCACACTAGTGTTGCAATCCTTCAACTTTGGCCAAGACTCTGTTTCAGGCAGGCAGGACACACCGCTTGGCAATTGTCctttgtcctgaaggtcaggAAAAGGAAGGACATCAGAGAGAAGGCAGGGGAATGGCTGTGACCTCCAGCCTCATCTGAACAGGGGCCCAGCAGGAGGCATGGGACTGGGTCTCACCTTCACGGCCCTACTGTCACCTTCACGCCACGCCTGATATCAACAGAAACATCTAGAAGCTGATGTTTGCCTGAGCCATGTAATAGGTGCATCCCTGGTGGGAAGCCCAGGAGTCACAGAGTCAGGGCTTATAGCACCTCGAGGGCTGAAGGGGTCCTCACACCTATTGGTAGAGCCCCCGTTCAGTGTTTCAGTTCCCTTCAACAACCCAAACTAAGTTTATAACTATAATTGTAGTTAATTTTTAGGGGATCTAAAGAGGGAGACAATCACACAGAATctttcatcagcagattcactccCAATGGTCCCAACAAGAagagttaggccaggctgaagtcaggagccaggagccaggaactacatcagatccccttcatgggtgcagggacccaaggacttggaccatcttccaagtggagcaggtgggactcaaacttgtgccCACTATGATATGCCGGTGTTGCCatctttacccactacaccatagTGCTGCCATCCTTCCTTAATTACAAttgttttcctcattttataGACAGGAAAACAGAAGTTGAAAGAAATTCCAAGAAGTATCTCTGAAGTCATACGGAGAGCCAGTTTAAATTCATGCCTGTATCTTCCTGAGAGTAAATTTGCTGCTCTGAATTCATATTACAGCAAAGCACCTGAAATGGGATACATGCAATGATTGCTCCTCCCCAAAGTGGCATCCCAGCCGGATCCTGTTGACCAGGAGTCTGTATCTATCCCGTGCTCCTGTAGCTCCCACTCCTCCAAACGAGTGTGGAGCAAACCTAACCCTGACTGTGGATGTGCCTTCAAGCAGCTGATGACAGCTGTGTCCTGTTCTCCCAGCCCCCTTTCCAGCTCTGACCCCTCCTGCTGGATCCCCAGCTCTACAGACCTCAGAAGTCCCCTTTATGTTCTCTCTTAGCAGGTTCCGTCGAAGATGAAGTTGCCCTGTCAACTAAAAGTGATATTTGCGTTGTCTCTGTAAGCCCCTTGGTAATATTTACAAGTCACATGTGAGACGTATCTATCCTGTCCTGTTTAACATTGGATAGCGTTTATTGAAAATCTCTGTTGGTACACATCCCTAAACCACAGGGAGGGTCAGGTCAATTGGGAAGGCAATTGGGTTGTCATCTAGGATTGGAGAGTTTAGAGAATAGCCAGGTCCCAAGTGTATTGTTTCCTGGCTATGGACCTATCAGAAGTTGCTTCTCTGAGCATCCATGATTTCCTCATTCATGAAGTGGGGATCACAATGGCATATGAGTTAGAGAGCTGTGATGATGAAACGTGCTAAAATTCATTAAGGCTTAGAAGAGTGGCACTTACTCAATGCAATGTAACTGTCCATTAAGTACATGCAGGGGCCCAGCAGGAGGCACGggactgaaaaaaatctttccctgGATTATGAGGATTACATATATCTGGTGCTTaggaaaaagaatataaaaataaacttacaatACAGGACAATTTATTCGAAGTTCAGGGAAATCAGGTAATTTGGCCACATGCCATCTGTGATTATCTTAGGTGAATTGGAACACAGGCCTCCTGCTGTCTGTGTCACTATGCCACAGGGATTGAGTGCACGCACAACTTGACGTCACTTCCCTGCTGCGTCACAAAAAGCCAGCTACCTTTGTTCACACTGAACTAGCCTTTACCCTCCACCCTCTCTCTGGGCCACAAGAGCAGCAAGGCCATGTGGAGGGTGCCACCCTGTCCCTACTGTGCCCTCCAACCTGaggcaaactttctcccactttccaGAGCCTGGACGTGGAGCTGAGGTCAACCTATGCCTTGGAATTCCGACCCATTTCTAGAATCTTGGCTGTGGCCTCTCGAGTCTCCTTCTGTGATACATTTGACTTCTGCTGCTTCTTGGATTTGTAGTGGCCAGTAGTATGCCTTGCACATCCCAGATTCTCATCATCATTAAATCAAATAGACGATGTCCCAGAGAAGTAGCTGACCTGCCTAGGTTTAGTCTGATTTTAAGAAGCTGTAAGAACtttcatgatacaatttttaaaaatgatgaaataaacaCTTCAATATGTGCCCAGATGTAGAAGGAGAAGTTCTTCCCACAGCAAACACACATTCAACATTGGAGTCATCATTGCAGGTAGCAGGACTATAGCAACCTGGGAGAATATACATATccttaagaaatattttccacGATATAGCTTTGTAgttatagggattcctcccttcccctcccctttatTCCTCTCCATATTCCCCTCCCACTATTTCCCCCATACTATTAGGGTAGTATCATTCTCTAGTCACAGttgcaagtttaacattctgctgtttaaatgtatcatggtattgtaggtatgggcaaaaATCTGATCaaactgtcaaggtatatttaacagtttcattgggaattcttTTGTTTCAGAGtggagatgcctactgcaatgtTTCCCTCAGTTAGAAACAAACTGTGTAAGGCAGATGGCTTTCTCAGGGCAGGGCGCTGGTGGGCAGTGTAGCTGTACCGAGCTGGGCAGCCTACCCTGTCCTTATCACTACACCCTCTAAAATGGAGTTCCAAGGAGTGAATGACACTGTTTTAGCCATTGATTATTGCTTTCTAGTAGGTCTGTGATCTCGTTTGATCTCTTCCTAGAAAAGTGATCAAACAGAATTTTTCTCTGTAAAGTTCTAAATGTGGTTTAGTTCCCTGCCTGGGATTTTTCTCAGTCTGAATTTTGGTGGTTGAAAAGAAATCAGGAGGGAGCAGGGTGAGACCctgaaaggagaggaaagggaagcaAGAAGGCTGCAAGAGGCCCAGGGTGTCACAGGGACAGAGGAGCGCCTCCCTCCCTATGTCTGCCTCTTCTGGGAGAGCTCTAGCTCCGCAGGCGGGGCCTCTGCCAGCGGCTCTAGATCCTGCTGAGGGAGTCCCCAGCTTGGTTCTCGCTGGAGAGGGCTCGCCGATGCCACGCGGGCTAGGTGCATCCTCCTGGCCCGCAAGAACAAAAGGCGGATAGCGGGCTACTGGGCGAGGGCCTTAGGGACTGAAAGGCGGCCACCCAGGCGCTGAGCAAGGGCGCCCGAGGGCACGCCCCTGCTAGTTCCCACACGCAAGTCTTCTGAGCCCTAGCATGGCTCAGCCCTCCAGTGGCCAGGCTATAAAggtcacctgggaaggcaggggcacAGTGGGGCTCGCCAGCCCGGGCATAGCAGGTGCTCCAGGCACCAGGGTGGGAAGGCAGACACGTTTCTGCCCGTAGTCCCCTACTGCTGCGCTCCGCCTGCAGCCTCCATATCTGGCCTGAAGCCGCCCTGGTGGCTGTTCCTGAGGTCAGGGACTGCAGGTTTGCTGCCCGAGCTGGACCTGGGTGAGAAGGCAACAAAGTCAACTTAACATCTTCAGGAGATTGGAGTTGTTGGCTTCTTGCACCTGCGCCTCCCTCGCTGAGCAAAGATGGTGGGCACCACAGCCACGGACGTGCCCCCCACCATGGGGGTCAAGATCTTCTCAGCTGGAGTGGCGGCCTGCCTGGCGGATGTGATCACCTTTCCGCTGGACACAGCAAAAGTCCGCCTACAGGTAGAAGCAGAAGGGGATAGCGAAGCGCCCCAGGACACTGGGGGGACATCTGCTATGTTCGTCACTTTGGTGCCAGGATTTAGTGTAACCACCCTTTCTCAGTTAGATGGAGCAGGTTGCCGCTTTAATATACAGTGTGGCGTTGACCCAGGACTGGATGTTCTAGGGTAGGAAATTGGAACTTTTCCCCTAAGTAACTTAAGATTCACAAGAACTGGAGATGAGGATCTGATGTTAGCATTGCCAGACCCTTGCGAAGCTACCATAAGCTGGCTGTTCCAGAAGCTGGGGTGTGTGTCTCTAAGCTACGCCCTCTGTATTTCCTGCAGGGAAAGTCCCCATCCTACTGCCCCAGGGGATCCCAACAGGGAAGAGGGAAGTGCAACCTGTGGATTGCCCTCGCTTCCATAGTCaaactccttctgtctctctcctcccactttattcttttttctctccttctctctccctacacacacacacacacacacacacacacacacacacacacaccactgcacAGAATAGTGGCAGGCTTTGCTGAGAAGGGAGACTGCCAGCagcgcccaaagccttggcttgAGGTTTTCCCCCAGATGCTGGTCTTGCATCCTCATGGTACAAGAGCCTCCCTTTCCCTGTttgctttcctcccttcctcaccTTTCTCGTTTCCAGATCCAAGGCGAGTGTCAGACCACCAGCGGCATCAGGTACAAAGGTGTTCTGGGTACCATCACCACACTGGCAAAAACGGAAGGGCCGCTGAAGCTCTACAGCGGGCTGCCTGCCGGCCTCCAGAGACAGATCAGCTTCGCCTCGCTCAGGATTGGCCTCTACGACACAGTGCAGGAGttctggggaggggaggaaggtaAGCCACCCGGGGTGTTGTTGGGAGGCTGGCTGGGTTCAAGTGTACCAGGTCAAAGTGAAAGCTGCCTACGTTTAAAGGCACGGGGCCACGGCCTTCCAGAAAGCAAGCAGGAAATTCTCCTGGGATTGAACCCTTTCCCTTAAACCCTAGTCCACTGTACACAGAAAGTATATATACAAGTTATGTTTTTACATGCCAGCCTCTATAAGGATCACCCAGTTGATCATGGGTATTCTGTGCCTAACTTGGACCTCTGTGTGGATGTCTGTTAACTGTAATTTAACTGGAGTTCACAGGCTggagatgggcagagccagggcctcAGACCCAAGCTCTCGGCCGCTGCACTTCAGCGACCCCTGCACTCTGCATGCGAGTCTGTGCGCAGCTCACTCTGCACTAGGAAGCCTGACCTGAGCATCACAGATACTAAGTGATACACAGGCATAAAGATCAGAGGCACTTTACATGTGGCGCAAACCGGGGAGACATGCTGGTGGACAGGTGAATATTTTAGTAACTCCCCTGGTAGATTTCATTGTTTCTCCTTTGAGTGACTTTGGACTACTCTAATATTCTGGGATAATTCATAAACATAGcttacatgaaaaaataaattcatcttcacaAGTACTTTCAGAGTGGTGATAGAATCTGGATGATTCTAGATCAGTGTTGCCTTGTCATATTGACAGATGTAGCAAGGAAAGGGATATAAAGATATGAAGCTGCCCATGCAGGTGGCTTTCTTCTTCAGTTGACAATTCTAGCCAGTTGTCATGTACTTAAATCCCCAATTAGGCACTTGTTTTTGGGCGGTAATCTGTTAGACTAGTTCCATTCATTTATTAAGCATCATTGAACTGCCGTATGCTAGAAGCTGTTAGAAGTGCCTTAGACAGGAGCACACAGCTCTGAGTGCCTGAGAAGTCAGTGGATGATCACTGTGGAGCAGCCATAGCAGGGTGCTGAGCTCACTGCACAGGCACGCTCATCTCACTGTACGGCTTTGGCCATGCAAGATCTCCTTCAGGCTTTAAGGTCAGGATTGAGGCTGAAGAGGCCAATGGGAGGGAGCTCCTGAACCAAGCAcagagaggagtggggagaagaCAAGGAGGCAGGGCATATGGGAAAGGAGgccagcaaggagccaggcacaGTCAGCCTTACACTTTGCAAAGGAGAGCATTAAAGGAAGCAAAGAGCAAGGACTCAAGCTAGCACTGGGTATGAGAACCCAGCATTGCAAGTGTTGGCTTAACGTACTATGCCACAACCCCCATCTCATATACTGCTATTTAGacactgtgttttatttttttcctgaaagtctccattaaaaaaaaattggaggttTTCTAGCCATTCTGTAATCTGGCACATCCTTAGCACATGACCAATACACGGACCAGCACCAGGAAAGTAGAAATGGTCTAAGAATATCAAGACACAGACAgctaaaaatgaagaaacttaaGGACACATTCTGGATTTTGACAATTTTCTGCcgaatattattctttttttctgcaaagcAACACCAAGTTTAAGAAGCAAGATCTGTGCTGGTCTAACGACTGGAGGAGTGGCCGTGTTCATCGGGCAACCCACAGAGGTTGTGAAAGTCCGACTCCAGGCGCAGAGCCACCTGCATGGTCTCAAACCTCGCTACACGGGGACTTACAATGCTTACAGAATTATAGCCACAACTGAGAGCTTGTCCACTCTGTGGAAAGGTAACTCACCTCCCGGGAAACTTTATAATCATGAAAGCACAATTGTTCAATTAGCATCTTTTCCTAAGTGGGAGTTatccaatattttcttctctctcctccctctcccccagggACTACTCCTAATCTGTTAAGGAATATTATCATTAATTGTACAGAGCTCGTAACCTACGACCTAATGAAGGGGGCCCTTGTGAGAAATGACATACTAGCAGGTAACTCCTTattttatactaaaaaaaaaaaaaaaaaaaaaaagtcagcaccTTTACAAATTTGCCTGGAAGCTTCTACTTCATTATATTGATTGTTAATTAATTGACAATTGACTCTTTAGTCTAATAGTccttgttttttctattttttattttttgagaccCCAGAGAGGTTTATTGCAAAAGGGGGTTAGCATAGGAATGCTCAGTCCTTCTTGAGGGGTCGCCTTCCTCATGGCACCCAAGACACTGTTTAGCTCCTCCCGCTTTGTCCTGGCCTGGATGCTTGTTCCCACCCTCTTCTTGATGAACTTGAGGGCCCGTTTGTCTTTGGAGACCTTGAGCAGCTCCATGGCGTGGCGCTCATAGGGGCCAAAGCTCCCGAATCATGTCCTGCATTAGCTTGATGTGCTTGGTCAGGCGCCAGTGGTGGTGGCTGTGCCGTGGCTTGCTCATGTTCTTGGTCACCCTGTGGCCCTTGAGGTCCATGATCATAGGGTAGCATAGAGCCATGGTTGCAGCTTCCCAATGGCTGCCGATGTGGATGGTATCTTCGCTTTTAATAAGTAGTTTTGAACAACAGACAtactttgagaaacagaaaattgtgaAAACCTTCAGTTTCATTTTTGCTGCGAAATATTTTTTTGCAATGTTTTTGTTGCAATTTTGTTGTCACAAAAGTATAATGCAATCGTATTCTGGGAGTATCATTCTCCTTTAATACTAACATAAAAGCCTTTTGTGAGACTTTGTGTAGCAGAATTCACAAGAACTTCATCCTGTCCTGATTCCAATGATTCTAAAAGCTAGTTATAGAAGGGGCTGGTCAATCTGCTTTCATTAAGAAAGTAGCCCCATAGGATGGAGGTCCTAAAAATAATATTCTAACAAGCAGAGACACTGAAATTCTCCTGGACAGGACTTCAACTCATTTAAAGTGGTAGACGCCAGTCATCTGCTTTATGCTTGGTCCTAAGAGCACAGAGGAAGCCCATTAATCCACCGTGCCATGTGCTATATTCCATCTTTGTATTCCAACTTTTCTTGCAGCATTCTGTTTACAAGGAATCCACATTGAACACCTGCTAGCAACAGACTCACAAGGATCTGAATAGATAATTCAAAGCTAcaagcttccccacttcccaaaGTCTGATGTTGATCTTCTTCATTGATCCATTTTAGATGATGTTCCCTGCCACTTGCTGTCGGCGCTTATTGCTGGATTTTGCACAACGCTTCTGTCCTCTCCAGTGGATGTGGTGAAAACCAGATTTATTAACTCTCCCCAAGGCCAGTACACAAGTGTGCCCAGCTGTGCAATGTCAATGTTAACTAAGGAAGGACCGACTGCTTTTTTCAAAGGGTAAGATCAGATCTCAATCTGTCATGTTGTGCTTGGGGATACTGTCCTGTCTAAACACACAACATTCGGGTCACCAGTCCTAGTAGATCAGTGCACTCACTCCTGACTTTCAACCGCACTGTTTACAAAGCCATCAACCGCACTGTTTACAAAGTCAACAGCCGTGATTTTTTACAATCTTCTCAACTTTGATCAGAAGCTCATCTGAAGTCAGTGTCCCAATCTCTTGAAGACGCAGACAGCATTTTGCCTTCTCTCGGCAGAACCGCAAAGTGGAGGAAAGCATAATGAAGGGCTCCAAGAAAACCACAGCTTGTTTGTTACTGTTTCAATTTGATGGACTTGgttttttaaatgttctaaaaCCAGAGAAAATTCATTGGCATCCATGTAGAAAATTCTGCAGTGCGGGCCATTGTTAAACTCGCCTAGAAGCTAACATGGTGTAACACATGACATTTTCTCCCACATAATGTGTATTAGATTGAAAACTACCTTGAACGATAGTTTCAATTTAATTGAATTAAGGAAAACATAACTTAagtaaaatattcaacaattataCTAATGCTGAAGTAATACATGCAGTACCTAAACCTTATCAAGCCTTGTGTACAAATATTCCATACATGTTATACAAAAAGTTCCAAAGTTAATCTGTACttgttcaaatgaaataaatttaactaaATATAAACACTAGTTATGAACCCATAACCACTCagcaataacttttttaaaaaaagattcatttatttctatttgagaggcagatttcacagagaaaggagagacagaaagagaggtcttccatctgctggttccttctccaaatgactgcaatggccagagctgagctgatctgaagccaggagttcattGCTGCAGATACATGCTCAAAATTAGTCATTAGGTCTGTGCAGTTAGATGGAATTCTTAAAAATCATTGCCCTACAATAAACCAAAATGAGGACTATTTAAACCCTTGATAGTCTAGGACAAGAGCTGCTAAAATGGACGAAACACTGTTTCCATGTTTATTTATCCTCAACTACTTGAAGGAACAAGCATGAATGAGAGTAAGAGATCATCCGGagcccagcattgtgacatagtgggcaAAGCTGCTGTCTGTTTTTCTGGTATCCCATACCAGTCCAAGTCCCAGcatgccacttctgatccagctccctgctattgtgcctgagaaagcagcagtggatggttcaaatgttt
Protein-coding regions in this window:
- the UCP1 gene encoding mitochondrial brown fat uncoupling protein 1 isoform X5 → MVGTTATDVPPTMGVKIFSAGVAACLADVITFPLDTAKVRLQIQGECQTTSGIRYKGVLGTITTLAKTEGPLKLYSGLPAGLQRQISFASLRIGLYDTVQEFWGGEEASTGSKICAGLTTGGVAVFIGQPTEVVKVRLQAQSHLHGLKPRYTGTYNAYRIIATTESLSTLWKDDVPCHLLSALIAGFCTTLLSSPVDVVKTRFINSPQGQYTSVPSCAMSMLTKEGPTAFFKGFAPSFLRLASWNVIMFVSFEKLKRELMKSRQTVDCAT
- the UCP1 gene encoding mitochondrial brown fat uncoupling protein 1 isoform X2, with the protein product MVGTTATDVPPTMGVKIFSAGVAACLADVITFPLDTAKVRLQIQGECQTTSGIRYKGVLGTITTLAKTEGPLKLYSGLPAGLQRQISFASLRIGLYDTVQEFWGGEEVDNSSQLSKICAGLTTGGVAVFIGQPTEVVKVRLQAQSHLHGLKPRYTGTYNAYRIIATTESLSTLWKGTTPNLLRNIIINCTELVTYDLMKGALVRNDILADDVPCHLLSALIAGFCTTLLSSPVDVVKTRFINSPQGQYTSVPSCAMSMLTKEGPTAFFKGFAPSFLRLASWNVIMFVSFEKLKRELMKSRQTVDCAT
- the UCP1 gene encoding mitochondrial brown fat uncoupling protein 1 isoform X6, producing MVGTTATDVPPTMGVKIFSAGVAACLADVITFPLDTAKVRLQIQGECQTTSGIRYKGVLGTITTLAKTEGPLKLYSGLPAGLQRQISFASLRIGLYDTVQEFWGGEEGTTPNLLRNIIINCTELVTYDLMKGALVRNDILADDVPCHLLSALIAGFCTTLLSSPVDVVKTRFINSPQGQYTSVPSCAMSMLTKEGPTAFFKGFAPSFLRLASWNVIMFVSFEKLKRELMKSRQTVDCAT
- the UCP1 gene encoding mitochondrial brown fat uncoupling protein 1 isoform X3, which codes for MVGTTATDVPPTMGVKIFSAGVAACLADVITFPLDTAKVRLQIQGECQTTSGIRYKGVLGTITTLAKTEGPLKLYSGLPAGLQRQISFASLRIGLYDTVQEFWGGEEAGLRSKICAGLTTGGVAVFIGQPTEVVKVRLQAQSHLHGLKPRYTGTYNAYRIIATTESLSTLWKGTTPNLLRNIIINCTELVTYDLMKGALVRNDILADDVPCHLLSALIAGFCTTLLSSPVDVVKTRFINSPQGQYTSVPSCAMSMLTKEGPTAFFKGFAPSFLRLASWNVIMFVSFEKLKRELMKSRQTVDCAT
- the UCP1 gene encoding mitochondrial brown fat uncoupling protein 1 isoform X1, whose amino-acid sequence is MVGTTATDVPPTMGVKIFSAGVAACLADVITFPLDTAKVRLQIQGECQTTSGIRYKGVLGTITTLAKTEGPLKLYSGLPAGLQRQISFASLRIGLYDTVQEFWGGEEATPSLRSKICAGLTTGGVAVFIGQPTEVVKVRLQAQSHLHGLKPRYTGTYNAYRIIATTESLSTLWKGTTPNLLRNIIINCTELVTYDLMKGALVRNDILADDVPCHLLSALIAGFCTTLLSSPVDVVKTRFINSPQGQYTSVPSCAMSMLTKEGPTAFFKGFAPSFLRLASWNVIMFVSFEKLKRELMKSRQTVDCAT
- the UCP1 gene encoding mitochondrial brown fat uncoupling protein 1 isoform X4; this encodes MVGTTATDVPPTMGVKIFSAGVAACLADVITFPLDTAKVRLQIQGECQTTSGIRYKGVLGTITTLAKTEGPLKLYSGLPAGLQRQISFASLRIGLYDTVQEFWGGEEASTGSKICAGLTTGGVAVFIGQPTEVVKVRLQAQSHLHGLKPRYTGTYNAYRIIATTESLSTLWKGTTPNLLRNIIINCTELVTYDLMKGALVRNDILADDVPCHLLSALIAGFCTTLLSSPVDVVKTRFINSPQGQYTSVPSCAMSMLTKEGPTAFFKGFAPSFLRLASWNVIMFVSFEKLKRELMKSRQTVDCAT